The window TTATCTAATCCAATTGGCAATTCGGTTACTTTACTGTTTTCTTTGGTGAAGGTATAATTTAAATTCCAGTCAATATCTGTAGTTTTAATAGGTTTGATGTTTACAGCCAATTCAATTCCTTTATTGCGAACAGAACCGAAGTTAACAATGTACGATGAGTAACCAGTAGATGGATCGATTGGCAAAGGAATAATCTGATCTTTTCTCAACTTATTGTAATAAGTTGCATCAATACCAATTCGGTCTTGTAAAAATCTGATTTCAGCACCTAGTTCTACCTCTTTAACTCGCTCTGGTTTAAAGTTATTGCTATTTAACTGGTTAGAGATTGAATAACCTGCAACACCGAATATAGGAAAGGTTAATGTTCCAAAGCCTAGCGGCGATGATGTACTCGTTGCTGTGTTAAACACGCGATAAGGGTCTGTATCACTACCCGTTTCCCCATAACTCGCCCTGAACTTTAAAAAGCTAATTGGCGTTTTAGATAAATCCATTGCTTGTGAGGCGATGAAAGCCAAACTCGAAGCAGGGTAGAAATAGTTGTTATTATTTTGTGGAAGTGTTGATGACCAATCGTTTCTACCAGTTAAAGTTAAATACAAATATTTGTTATAACCTAAAGTTGCTGAAGCATAGGCACCAAATAAACGACGGTGAGATTCTGCACTTGTTGAGGTAGGCTTATTGGCTGAGTTATTGATCTGATAAAAACCTGGGATCGCCAGATCTTCAATACCTGTGGTTAAAATTCTAGAACCACGATCGTTATAGTTAACACCTATTAAACCATCTAAATCAAAATGGCTATTTAGTTCTTTATTAAAAAGTGCATTTAATTTCGAGTCGTACTCAAAAGTTTTTACAGAGCCGTCTATTACATCACCAACATCAGCAGCCCTTGAAGATCCTTCAATATTTCCACCAGCATTGTAACTGCCTACGCTTGGCGCATTTTTATTGTGCCAGATTTTACTAATGGCATTATCAATGTCGGCACCTTGCTGAAACTGAAAGCTTAACCAGCCAGTAGCTTTATAGTTTAAATTAATATTTCCGTACACACGATCACTCTTATACCTACTTCCATTTTCATAAATAGAATAATATGGGTTTTCGGCATATGGCGTGAAATAATTGTCTACGTTAAAGAACTTGTTTTTGTAATCCTGAAGATCTTTAATTGGAATATCTCCCGGAATCTGAAGAATATCTTCGTAAAATGACGAACCGATACCTGAATTAGCACCACCCTGATTGATAAACTTAGTCGTTTTACCCACATAGTTTAAAGATGCATCGGCAGAAAACTTTCCGTACTTGGTAGACCCTTTTAAGGTAAAGTTATTTCTTTTATACGAATCGTTATCAGATGGCAGATAACCATTGCTGTAAATATTACCATAAGAAAAATAAGCAGTACTGTTGTCATTTCCTCCGCTTAGGGCAATATTATTATTTAGCTCGATACCAGTTGTTAGAGCATCTCTCACATTGTTTTTGATAAATGAAAAAGGCTTTAACAATTGAGAGTTATCTACAATTGCGCCCCACGATCTTAATTGACCATCGTATTTTGGACCCCAGTTACCATTTTCTGAAGGAATGTAAGTACCATCCCAACCTTGGCCAAACTGATCCTGAAGCTTGTATACTGAAGCGACGTTGGTTAATGTGGTGGCTGTAGAAAGGTCTACTTTTAATTTACCGGCTGCACCTTTTTTAGTGGTAACGATTAAAACACCATTCGAACCACGCGAGCCATATAAGGCTGTTGCTGCCGATCCTTTTAAAATACTGATGCTTTCAATGTTATTCGGATCGATGTCGTTGGCGTTGTTACCAAAGTCATAGTTGTTATCCGAACCTGCAGTTGAATTATCCAAAGGCACACCATCAACAACATATAAAGGCTGATTGCTTCCTGTTATTGAGGAATATCCCCTTAAAATAACTTTGGTTGATCCACCCGGCGCACCAGAAGTATTGGAAATGTTTACCCCTGCTACTTTTCCTTGCAAACCACCAAATAAACTTGCCGGTGCAGAAGCGTTAACCTCTGCCGACTTTAAAGTGCTTTGAGAATAACCTAATGTTTTTGTAGCCTTGTTAACACCCAACGCCGTTACAACAACCTCGCCTAAAGCCTTAGAATCGGTAGTTAAAACGACATTAATTACGTTTGAGCTTCCGATTGGCCTGTTTTGTGAGGCAAATCCAATTGAAGAGAACTCAAGTACTTTAGCTGATGAAGACACTTTGATGGAGAATTTTCCATTCGAATCGGTAGAGGTACCACCAGCGGCACCCTGGATTTTTACGCTTACTCCAGGAATTGGCAGTTTGTCGTCTGCAGACGTAACTGTTCCTGTGATTGTTCGATCCTGTGCCATTGCGTTTACCGCAAAAAGCATGAGAATGAACAAACTCTGTAGAAGTTTTTTCATAGTAGAAATAGGTTAGTTAATGTGTAAAATAATACACTAAATTAGAGTTAGTTAGCTCCGTAAGCAAATTATTTTTAACATTTTTTAACTAATCCTGTCCTAAATACACCCCAAGGCCGATTTTACAAGCGTAACTTTTTCGTTAACTAAAAAATTAGGGGTCAGTTTTGATTTAAAGGATATGTTAATAGCTACAGAAAATAACGTTACCAAAAAGTGTTTTTCCACCTTCCCAAAAGTTTCTGAAAAGGGGGTCGTTAGCTAGGTAAACCACCTGCCCGCGACCGAAATCCTGCACGCCGATAAGCAGCCCGCTTTTGAGCTCTTCTTTTGCTTTTTTCCCAACAACTCCTGCCATTAAGCTTTTTTCGTTAACCAGTCCCACATTCCACCCCTTTACAAAGGGCTCGTAGATTTTTCGATCGGTTTTTAGGCTGTAGTAGCTTCTTCCAAGCCCATATGAGAAAGGATGACTGGCATCGAGATTAATCTTATAAACCGCACCTGGTATAGTTGTTTCAAAATCATCCCGGTCTTTATCTTTAAAAAGAAGTTTGTTGGCTTCCTGCTTTTCGTCTTTCTTAACTCCCACTTCCTTCTTTTTAATGTCAAAGCCCTTTTTATCCAAAAAACTTTCAATGGCATCTTCCATCAAAATCAATTTACCACCTTTATCTAACCAGGCTGTTAAACCATCTCCTATAAAGGAGTCGTAACTGCCATCGGGCAAGATGAGTGTATTTACCTTATTAATATCCAGACTGTTAATATCTTTAGCATTAATAATACTGGGTGAGAGGTTTAAATCGTGCTCAATATAAAACCAAACTTCTCCAAAAGCCAATGAAGAGACTTCCATGCCCGATACAATTGCAATTTTAGGTTGTTTTAACAAAGGATAAACATTTGAGCCAAAATCTTTGCCTTTTTCCACAAAGCCACTGCTAACAGCCAAAATCGGTTTGTCTAAAGTTTTGGCAACTAAAGTAACTTTATCTTTCAGGCCTTTGGTTATTCTTTCATTTTCGGCCCTGAGCACAATTAAGGTCCCGGCCGGATAATCTTTTCCATTTACCGAAAAAGGCTGATCTGCCTGTCTTACTTTAATATTTGCCTTTTGCAAAGCGATTAACACCTGTGCATCTTCGCTGGTGCCCCAGCTAAACAACCAGGCCAAAGGCTTATCCAATTCATTACTTGCTATTTTAGTTTCTTCGGGTGCAGAGAACTTACCTTTTATACTTTCCTTGCTTGCGTAAGCTTTTAACCCGAACACATAGGGTAGCGCCCAGGCTGTAATATCGTAGGTATTCGAATCGGTTACAAAAGTATGCGGCTCTAAAAGCACATTGGCCAGCACCGCGCGCGATTGCTGAACATTAACAACTAGATCGTTACGCCCTAGGGTAAAATTTTCTTCCTTTTGGGTGTCGTAATCGAAAGCCCGGCCTTGTTTATCTCCTCCAAAAGCAAATTCGATCTTATTTTTAGTCAGTAGCTCGGCAAGTTTATTTAAACGCGACAGATTGCCTGCCTTAATGATATAGCTTTTATAAATACCTGGTGCATTAACCAATCCTTGCTGAAAGTATTGCTTATACTCCTCTAAAAGTTTGTTGTGGTTTAATGCTGTAACTTCAACTGTCGACATCCCCGTTGTAAAATGGTGGGCAATGCGGTCTTTTAAGGTTAGCGTATCGCCATCGTTGGTTACCACCGATAAACCCGCCCTGATACCTCCTTGCTCATAAGTCATTCCAATCGATCCATTATATAGCGGATAAGTATCGCCATAAGAAGGGTAAAGCAAATCGAAACGTTCTTTGGTGAAATATTGCCAGCCTTCTGCATCGAAATACTTGGCATTATTTTTCCCTACCACTACCTGAAAACTTTTTTGCCATGGCGTAATATCCTGGTGCACAGGCTCTGCGGCCGGTGCAAAATAATAAGGCTCATTGTAGCTTTGCTCATGAAAATCGACATGAACCTGTGGCATCCACTGGTTGTATAAGGCTAATCTTTGCTGACTCTCTATTTGAGTTTGCCAGGCCCAATCGCGGTTTAAATCAAAATAGTAATGATTTGGTCTACCCCCCGGCCAAGGTTCAATATGCTCACGCGAGGCTGGATCAGAATTGGGTGTTTTTCCGACCACACTGTTAAAATAATTTACGTAACGGTCACGACCATCCGGATTTAAACAGGGATCAATCACCACCACAGTATTTTTCAGCCATTCGGTAGCAGGTTTGTTGGTGCCCGATACCAGTGTATACAGCATCTTCATTGATGTTTCGGTAGAGCTCGCCTCGTTACCATGTACATTATAACTCAACCAAAGTATAGCTGGTTGGCTGGATAAATCAACATTATTATTGGTTCCGGCTGTCAGTTTTAAGTTATTATTTCTGATTTGTTCCAACCGGTTTATATTTTCAGGTGTTGAAACAATGGCGACAAGCAGGGGCCTGCCTTCATTTGTTTTGCCGTATTCGATTAGTTTAGTATTTTTCGGAGAAGCTGCAACAGTTTGCCTGAAATAGTCGGCTACCTTATGGTGTGGGGTAAAATGCGAACCTAGTTCGTAACCTAGAAAATCATCTGGAGTTTTAAGCTGGGCCCGTACTAATAAAACAGAACTCAGCGAGATCAGGAAGAACGTTAACAGTCTTTTCATGCGAAAATAATTTTACCTAATGTACTAATTTTGTTTTTTGTTGTTGCTAAAGCTTAATTTTACATCACATTTTTTACGACCACATGATCACAACCGAAAAGCTATACGACCACTACCTTAAAAACCCTGTTATTTCTACCGATACGAGAAACATTACTCCCGGTTGTATATTTTTTGCGTTGAAAGGTGATCTTTTTAATGCAAACGAATTTGCGCATCAAGCCATAGAAAAGGGAGCAGCTTACGCAGTAATTGATGAGGAAAAATATGCAGGTAATGCAAAATGCTTACTGGTAGATGACGTTTTAGGCGCTTTACAGGATTTGGCCTGCCATCACCGCCAGCAACTTAACATCCCCGTTATCGGCTTAACCGGCAGTAATGGCAAAACCACCAGTAAAGAACTAGTAAACGCGGTTTTGGCTGAACGTTATAAAACTTTTGCCACTTTTGGCAACCTCAATAATCACATTGGTGTTCCTTTGTCTATCTTATCTATTGCTGCTGATGTACAGATTGCTGTGATAGAAATGGGCGCTAACCACCAGAAAGAAATTGAACTGCTTTGCACCATTGCCAAACCCACTCATGGCATCATAACCAATGTTGGGATGGCACATTTAGATGGCTTTGGTGGTTTTGAGGGAGTAAAAAAAGGAAAAGCCGAGCTTTATGCTTACTTGAAAGCGAACAATGGTTACACTTTCATCAACCGGAATAATCCCTATCTGCTCGAAATGAGTGCTAATGCAGGCCTAAATAAGCTTATTTATTATGGAACCGAAAATGGTAATACCATTAAAGGAGCGCTAAAAAGCAGTGATCCTTTTATTGAGGTAGCATGGACAAACCACGAAGCTGAATCGTCGGTTAAAACCAATTTAACGGGCAGTTACAATTTCGAGAACATACTTGCAGCCATCTGTATTGGCGATTTCTTTGACATGAATCCTGAAGAAATTAACACAGGTTTAGCCAACTACCAACCTAAAAACAACCGTTCGCAATTAACAAAAACGGAAAAAAACACCGTAATCTGCGATTTTTACAATGCAAACCCAAGCAGTATGACTGCTGCTTTAAATAATATTGCTGTTTTATCGGCTGCAAAAAAAACCGCTATTTTAGGGGATATGTTTGAGCTTGGCCCCGAATCTCCGGCCCAGCATCAACTAATTGTTAGCCAGGCACAAGAAAGCGGATTAGACCAGGTGATTTTTATCGGTAAATACTTCTACGCATTTAAAGATGAGGTTAATGCGCTGTTTTTCGAAACACCATCAGAAGCCGCAGATTACTTGCAGCAAAACCCTATTCAGGATCATTTGCTATTGCTAAAAGGATCGAGGGGAATGAAACTGGAAAATTTGTTGCAATATATTTAGCGATTCCTTGTGCATAGCACTATTCGCTTTGCTTCCTGTTATTGCGCTTGCTCAATGGCAAGGCCCACATCGCTCACTTCAAGCAGTGGGTTATCGCGCATGTTCTGCTCAATTTCAATATCGAATTTCCCGTTGCGGGGAAAATGATAGTTGGTAAGCATGGGCAGGGTATAGCTAAACAGATTACCTGATCCGCTTCCCAACCATTCGCCATCATTTTTGGCTAACTTATATTGGTAGCGTCTGGTTACCATTTGTTTCCCGTCTTTAAAGTGTGCCAGGATAAAAATATTGGCATACTTATAATCAGCAGTATGCCTTAATTTGAAGTAAATATTATAACCTTTGGTATAATCCTTAATCTCAAATGGTGTAGAAATGTGGTTACGGTAAGTCCATCGCCGATCGGCCAATTCAACATTACTGTCGATAACACTACTACTGGTACAGCTAGCCAATAACGATACCATTACACAAAAACCGAAAACCAGCAGGTTTATTTTATTCGGCAGCAGGTTTATTTTCTGAACCATTGTTATTGTTTCGGCGATTATTATTTTTCCTACGGTTATTTCTGCTTTTATTTTTGCTCTGTTCTGTCTTTTCACCCTGCACAGCACTTCCTTCGGCTTTAACAACGGGCTTCTGCCCCTGAGGCTGTTGCGGTTGTTTAGGTTTATTGCTTTGAGGTTTAGGTCCGTTAACATGCGCAGGTTTTGGTACGGCCTGCTGCTGACCTTTTGGTCCAGCGTTTTGTTGCTGTTTCTGGTTTTGCTGTGGTTTTCCGCCCTGTTGTGATTTCTGACCACCCTGCTGAGGTTGAGGCTTACTGTTTGGCTGAGCATTTTTCTCGCCGGCAG is drawn from Pedobacter sp. HDW13 and contains these coding sequences:
- a CDS encoding SusC/RagA family TonB-linked outer membrane protein, with amino-acid sequence MKKLLQSLFILMLFAVNAMAQDRTITGTVTSADDKLPIPGVSVKIQGAAGGTSTDSNGKFSIKVSSSAKVLEFSSIGFASQNRPIGSSNVINVVLTTDSKALGEVVVTALGVNKATKTLGYSQSTLKSAEVNASAPASLFGGLQGKVAGVNISNTSGAPGGSTKVILRGYSSITGSNQPLYVVDGVPLDNSTAGSDNNYDFGNNANDIDPNNIESISILKGSAATALYGSRGSNGVLIVTTKKGAAGKLKVDLSTATTLTNVASVYKLQDQFGQGWDGTYIPSENGNWGPKYDGQLRSWGAIVDNSQLLKPFSFIKNNVRDALTTGIELNNNIALSGGNDNSTAYFSYGNIYSNGYLPSDNDSYKRNNFTLKGSTKYGKFSADASLNYVGKTTKFINQGGANSGIGSSFYEDILQIPGDIPIKDLQDYKNKFFNVDNYFTPYAENPYYSIYENGSRYKSDRVYGNINLNYKATGWLSFQFQQGADIDNAISKIWHNKNAPSVGSYNAGGNIEGSSRAADVGDVIDGSVKTFEYDSKLNALFNKELNSHFDLDGLIGVNYNDRGSRILTTGIEDLAIPGFYQINNSANKPTSTSAESHRRLFGAYASATLGYNKYLYLTLTGRNDWSSTLPQNNNNYFYPASSLAFIASQAMDLSKTPISFLKFRASYGETGSDTDPYRVFNTATSTSSPLGFGTLTFPIFGVAGYSISNQLNSNNFKPERVKEVELGAEIRFLQDRIGIDATYYNKLRKDQIIPLPIDPSTGYSSYIVNFGSVRNKGIELAVNIKPIKTTDIDWNLNYTFTKENSKVTELPIGLDKVVLNSAYDAQFVARVGQPLGIIEAPTRTYSPSGQVIVDANGYPVYSSENVSFGSTVPDFVMGLSNQFRYKDFSLSFTLDWHKGGVFYSGTADLLNFVGADAKTTYNDRRPFIVPNSVQKLANGTYVENTTPITEANTDDFYYHTSNKADAYTNRILDRSFLKLREATLSYNLPKSIVGKIGAQRASVSVFGRNLVTWLAKNNNTIDPEVSNFGNDLGSEFGEFRTAPPVRFFGASLKVSF
- a CDS encoding M14 family metallopeptidase, which gives rise to MKRLLTFFLISLSSVLLVRAQLKTPDDFLGYELGSHFTPHHKVADYFRQTVAASPKNTKLIEYGKTNEGRPLLVAIVSTPENINRLEQIRNNNLKLTAGTNNNVDLSSQPAILWLSYNVHGNEASSTETSMKMLYTLVSGTNKPATEWLKNTVVVIDPCLNPDGRDRYVNYFNSVVGKTPNSDPASREHIEPWPGGRPNHYYFDLNRDWAWQTQIESQQRLALYNQWMPQVHVDFHEQSYNEPYYFAPAAEPVHQDITPWQKSFQVVVGKNNAKYFDAEGWQYFTKERFDLLYPSYGDTYPLYNGSIGMTYEQGGIRAGLSVVTNDGDTLTLKDRIAHHFTTGMSTVEVTALNHNKLLEEYKQYFQQGLVNAPGIYKSYIIKAGNLSRLNKLAELLTKNKIEFAFGGDKQGRAFDYDTQKEENFTLGRNDLVVNVQQSRAVLANVLLEPHTFVTDSNTYDITAWALPYVFGLKAYASKESIKGKFSAPEETKIASNELDKPLAWLFSWGTSEDAQVLIALQKANIKVRQADQPFSVNGKDYPAGTLIVLRAENERITKGLKDKVTLVAKTLDKPILAVSSGFVEKGKDFGSNVYPLLKQPKIAIVSGMEVSSLAFGEVWFYIEHDLNLSPSIINAKDINSLDINKVNTLILPDGSYDSFIGDGLTAWLDKGGKLILMEDAIESFLDKKGFDIKKKEVGVKKDEKQEANKLLFKDKDRDDFETTIPGAVYKINLDASHPFSYGLGRSYYSLKTDRKIYEPFVKGWNVGLVNEKSLMAGVVGKKAKEELKSGLLIGVQDFGRGQVVYLANDPLFRNFWEGGKTLFGNVIFCSY
- the murF gene encoding UDP-N-acetylmuramoyl-tripeptide--D-alanyl-D-alanine ligase, whose amino-acid sequence is MITTEKLYDHYLKNPVISTDTRNITPGCIFFALKGDLFNANEFAHQAIEKGAAYAVIDEEKYAGNAKCLLVDDVLGALQDLACHHRQQLNIPVIGLTGSNGKTTSKELVNAVLAERYKTFATFGNLNNHIGVPLSILSIAADVQIAVIEMGANHQKEIELLCTIAKPTHGIITNVGMAHLDGFGGFEGVKKGKAELYAYLKANNGYTFINRNNPYLLEMSANAGLNKLIYYGTENGNTIKGALKSSDPFIEVAWTNHEAESSVKTNLTGSYNFENILAAICIGDFFDMNPEEINTGLANYQPKNNRSQLTKTEKNTVICDFYNANPSSMTAALNNIAVLSAAKKTAILGDMFELGPESPAQHQLIVSQAQESGLDQVIFIGKYFYAFKDEVNALFFETPSEAADYLQQNPIQDHLLLLKGSRGMKLENLLQYI
- a CDS encoding gliding motility lipoprotein GldH; the protein is MVQKINLLPNKINLLVFGFCVMVSLLASCTSSSVIDSNVELADRRWTYRNHISTPFEIKDYTKGYNIYFKLRHTADYKYANIFILAHFKDGKQMVTRRYQYKLAKNDGEWLGSGSGNLFSYTLPMLTNYHFPRNGKFDIEIEQNMRDNPLLEVSDVGLAIEQAQ